The Sulfolobus islandicus Y.N.15.51 sequence TTTCAGAAATTTTATCCATACCGGGGTAGTTAGATGTTGCGTTTATTCCATGTTTCTCATAGATAGTTCTGGCGACCTTATCAGTAACTGCGAAAACTTTTTTTGCTTTAAGAAATATCTTTCTTTCTAGATCATTGATCATTTTTCCTAAGATCGGAAGGGAATAATTAGTTACCTTTTCGTGAACGAACACGCTAAAAGGAATTTTGTTCCTTTCAAAGGCTTTCAAACAGCCTATTGCTGTAAACTGATCGTGGCAAATTAAATAATCAGCCTTCTCTTCTTTGGCTATATCACTAATTTTCATTATAAGATCTAGATCTACAGTACTTTCAATTCCTCTATCTCTAGCGAACATTTTTGTTCCGACGTAGAAAATCGGCGTGAGTACGCCGTGTCCTTCTCTTATCACCTTGTAATCTACGTCTTTTAACATCTCTTCGTAGCCTTTAGTGTTTGTCCCCCTTAGAAATATGAGCTTAGGCTCATATCCTAATTTTTTTAACCATCTGTATTCGTTGATCGCTATTCTCTGTGCCCCAGCGGTCCAAAGAGTCCTTAGGATTATGAGTATTCTCGTCATAAGGTATTCAATTATTTCGCATATTTTTAATCTTTTGCTCTTTTATATGACAGTACCATGTCTATGACAAACAATGTGAGGAGGAGAACGAACAGTATTAAATCATTATGATACAATTTGCTTTGTTGATCTCTTCAATTTATTTCATAAGCATGATATGATGCACTGAGAATTTTTCAGTAATTAATATTTATTTCAACGTTATTCGCAAGCTCACACCCTAACACCCGGAGCTCTACCAACTAAAGAATTAGCCAAGTGGACCATCCATGCATAAGCCCAGAACTTGAGCTTAGCCTCAACCACTTGTCCTAAAAAACTCCTACGGGGCAATCCACGCAAAACAAGAGAACGAATAAAACCAAGTATTACAAGAGAAAAGGAAATAAACAAGTAAGGAGAAAAACAACATAAGCTCATAGAAAACATGGGGATAAAACCCCATCTACAAGGCTAGCTGTGAAGCCCCTAGAACGATCTAACAAGAGGGGATAAAAACCCCCGAGTAGGAGGTTGTAACAAAATACTCTAGGGGCTGAAACACTTAACACTATGCAAAGAAAACAAGGTATTATGAGAACAAAAAATATCTCGAGAAACGCGTAATACACAACCATGGAATTAAAAGTTACAAACAAGGCCTTCGCAATTGATATTTCACAAAGCAAACTAACAGCAGCAAAGGGAGAACTAGTAGTAGAACAAGAAAAATCAGCAGTATACGTCAAGGAGGTAAAGGAATTCAACCACGACAACGAGGGAATAGAGGAACTAATTAAATTCCTAGGAGAATATAAGGAAGGAATAATAGAGGCAACCGGAATATATTACTTCTACCTACACGAAAAACTAACGGAAAAAGGATACAAGGTAACAGTAATAAACCCACTACACCTAACAGAAATACTAGGGAAAAAGACAGACAAACTCGACGCACAAAGGTTACTAGTAGCACACATGACCGGAGTAATCAAGGGATCATACATACCAACAGGAGAAATAATGGAGCTAAGAGAACTAACGAGATATAGGGAAAGCTTAGTAGAGAAGACAACACAAGTAAAGAACGAGATAAGGAAAATATTAGAATTCGCGGGATATAAAATACAACCATTCGACAAGAAGGGAAGAAAACTACTTGAAAAGCTAGTAAAGGGGGAGGGACTAAGCAAGGAAGAGAAGGAGGAACTAAAAGAAAAACTAGGGAGAAACTTAAACGACGCGGAAAAACTAGCGTTAAAACAATTAGTTGAACTGTTAAAAAACTTGGAGAAAATGATTAAGGAGGTTGAGGATATGATAATTTCCAAGATTCCAAAACCAGTAATTGAGTTGAGTAAGATCCCCGGGATTGGTTTGATTAGTGCTGCAACTATTTACGCTGAGTTCGGTGATGTTTCCCGTTTTTCCAGTTCTAAGGCTGCTAGGGCTTATGCAAGCTTTGCACCCAAAACTAAGCAGAGTGGTGATAGCGAGTCTCACTCCGGTATGATTAGGGGTAATAAGTATTTGCGTAGAGCTCTCTACTTGGTTGCCAAGGTTGCTAGGGGTCTTGAGCCTTTTAAAGGGTATTATGAGAGGCTTATTGCTAGGGGGAAGAGTGTTACTCAAGCTACTTGTGCTCTTGCCGGAAAGCTTGCAAGCATTTGTTATCATGTTATAAAGGACGGTGTTTACAAGGGAGTTGTCAAGAAGAGTTTTAGGATTCCTAGGGGTAAGGAAGTTAATGTCAAGGACTTCGACGTGGGAGACGCGCTAGACTCGTTATCCCCATAGGTTTGTTAGAGGCGTCAGCATGTAGTGCCTTGTAGCCCTAACAGATTCCCCAAAAGTACGCTTCACAGCAGAGAATAAGGACTCAATCCTCCACCTAACACCATAACCCTTCTCCTCCCTCCAACGATTATAACCCAACCTCTTGAACTCCCTTACAGCCTTTCTCCTAGCAGGATGGCCACGCCTAGTAGAAGCGTTCTTCCTAGGTGGGACAACAACCTCAACCCCAGTCTTGTAAACCTCATTAGCATCATAAGCTTTATCTCCATAAAACTTCTTGACCTTCTTTCCCTTATCTTGTAAATCCTTAACTGTCTTAACTGCAGTCTTAACCTCGTTGCTGGTTACTTCAGCGTTTATTACG is a genomic window containing:
- a CDS encoding glycosyltransferase, whose product is MTRILIILRTLWTAGAQRIAINEYRWLKKLGYEPKLIFLRGTNTKGYEEMLKDVDYKVIREGHGVLTPIFYVGTKMFARDRGIESTVDLDLIMKISDIAKEEKADYLICHDQFTAIGCLKAFERNKIPFSVFVHEKVTNYSLPILGKMINDLERKIFLKAKKVFAVTDKVARTIYEKHGINATSNYPGMDKISEKSFREKENYLITVSFWDLGRKPWNYIEVIKNVDDYKLLFVGNWRVKKAKEYFLKKVKEEGIESKVEMLEGVSESKLHELYDKSKFLIRFGYGEYGLATPFIEAMQHTLPVIINDELGTANLATRYNVGLVIHGINIKEIKEFLRNMNENKYKELQLGIAKIQKEYTWENHTKKLVEGIT
- a CDS encoding IS110 family RNA-guided transposase, translating into MELKVTNKAFAIDISQSKLTAAKGELVVEQEKSAVYVKEVKEFNHDNEGIEELIKFLGEYKEGIIEATGIYYFYLHEKLTEKGYKVTVINPLHLTEILGKKTDKLDAQRLLVAHMTGVIKGSYIPTGEIMELRELTRYRESLVEKTTQVKNEIRKILEFAGYKIQPFDKKGRKLLEKLVKGEGLSKEEKEELKEKLGRNLNDAEKLALKQLVELLKNLEKMIKEVEDMIISKIPKPVIELSKIPGIGLISAATIYAEFGDVSRFSSSKAARAYASFAPKTKQSGDSESHSGMIRGNKYLRRALYLVAKVARGLEPFKGYYERLIARGKSVTQATCALAGKLASICYHVIKDGVYKGVVKKSFRIPRGKEVNVKDFDVGDALDSLSP